From the genome of Scyliorhinus canicula chromosome 20, sScyCan1.1, whole genome shotgun sequence:
ACATGAATGCAAAGTTTCAATTCTAGAGTCAgaacaaaaacaaatttaaacaATCAAAGACTAAATCAGAGCAGATGGGAGTATAGATGAGAGAGTATCAGCTGAAATTCACTTAAAAGCAAAATAGTTATAACCAAGGTCACAAGGTTCAAGTGCAAAACCTCATTATGAGGTAAACTTTTCACAAAATGCAACATTGAAACACAATTCCACACAGTGGCATTTTTCCAAAATGCCATTTTACCTGCTAACCTTTGGCTGGTGAACAGAATAACTTGCCATAAATACCGAGCAAGTGACAtccttttacatttcaacaaCATATTCATCTCTGCTGCACATCTATACTACAAAATGTGTTACCTAGAAGTGTACTGTGACAAATTGGAATTAAAAAGCCTGTTTTAGTTTACAATCTAAGAACATCAAATCTTAGCCCAAACACTTTCCTTTGTTAACTATTTGTTTAGTGCTTTTTTTAAAACCTAAAATTATATGTTTACAAGAAAcgtttacttttaaaaataagattGATCCTTGTATTTCAGTGGAATCAAAAATAAAGCTTTGATCTGCCACCACAttttacccatgtacctccaaTTATCAAAACTCCATATGAATGCACGTGTCCATTTAAATCTGGGCTATGCTGAGTCATTGCATACTTCTGCGTCTATAACTTTGTCACTGACACAACTGTCTGGAAAACTAAACTCAATCCTGTTCAATTTGTTCTCAACTGCCATTAATGAATTAAAATATGAATTGAAACTGAGCATGATCTATTAAAACATATTTCAGTATCAATTAGTCACTGAATTATCTATACATTATTTGTAAACTAcagtattttaattttattttataccAGTGCATTGGTAAAAGCTGAAAGGAATGGGTTTCTGGGACTTGTTTGGCTGGCTGCACAGGCAGTAAATATCTtactcttgtgggggggggggggggggaaaacagcAAATGAAAATGTAAAAGTGTACAATGATCAGTGTCATTAAAATGGTTCATAATTGTCGAGATCAGTAGATTGACACTATGCACATTCCTCAAAGTGTACGACTCAATGACTACACTCGTCACAAAATACTCAGGACCAATATTTTCCAGAAAATTGCTGCCGGTGCCAAGTAAATGCTGGGGTGGATTTACGTTGTAAGTGAAGCATTGAGGGAAAGTGGTTTTAGCTGAGCATCAATACCTAAGGTTTATGTAGTACAATTATGTAGATTAAGCCCCAAACCTACTCGAAGGCAAAGCAGAGTGAGATTCCGTTCTTGGGGCTGCATCACTTTGCTTTCATGTCAGCTTAAACCACAACTTCAGGCTGAGCCCGAATTCGAGTTCTAACTGCAATAGCGGCTAACCAATGCTACGTGTTGAAGCTCAAGGTGCATTTTCTAAATGCACGAGCCAGTCAAGATTTAAGAGCCAATTTAAGAGCTAGGAATGCATAAAAGTAGCTGTTTGATTATTCCACATAAAAAATATGGCGAACTGTATTCTTTATTCCCAGCAGCGCTGCGCTGATGAATGCTACTCCGTTTTATATGTCACAGATAGGTGACTAAAATTTAAAATTCCAGGGATCCATAGTCCTTTTGGACAATTATCATTCGAGTCTAACCATTTCAAAAAGTACTAGCAGTTTACTGCATCCATTACATGACCACGGAATATCCACTGAATGAAGAGCATGATCATCAGTACTGAGCAGGTGAGATCTCTGCTTGTTGGCAACTGGAGAAGGACTAGAATATTGCAAAGGGAAGACTTGTCAAAAATTATTACCAAGGGAACACAACTTGGATTGCCGCAAGACTGAAGAGCATGGAATGTTTTACCATAAATGGCAAGTTTTACAGGCTATATCACCATTTTAAAGCAAACTGGTCAAGTCTGTGAAAATAAAGACTACAGAAGGATTATAGAGAAAGGACTGGAGAATGAGTTTAGAGCACATTACTCTGGTTGTAAAAGTAGCATCCAAACAGATTCCATTTGTCATATGGCTTCCTTCTATACTGCTACGTTTATAAAAAAGATAAATACTGTTCTGAAGTAGGTAACCCACCATTTGGGAAGGTGTATCCACTGGGCCAAGATAGGTGGTATAGACAATAAACAGAAGATTACTTGCATTTGCAGCTAAAAACATCAATGAGAATAGAAGTTTTCATGTGTCATAATTTTCCAGAAGTGGCAATGCTCGCCTTATGAACAAAGTAGGTTTAGTGAGAAAGATGAGTATTACGCCAATGAATCTGTTAATCTGAATGTAATCTATTTTAGCACAAATGTAATGTTGATTAAAAACAAGCCTTGCGTTCTATGCCTTTACTGGCAACTGTTAACTGATATGTTCGATAATCCAgtccaggggtgggggtgggggggaaacgggACAAAATCCTTTTTGCTTAATGTCTTTGACTGCATAGATGCAGATTTTTTTCAGACAAGTACGATCTGTTAAGAACTGGGTAATATGCATGCGTTTGACCATTCTCTTCAACGTGCTAGAAAAGAATACAAACAAGAAAAATCTACCGACTACTCACAGATGTATACAATACAATAGACACATTTTCAGGAACTGTCCTCTTTTGTGGCACGTCATTTTGCAAAGAAGCCCCCGCTTTGTTCCTCAATTTACTTCCCACAGCTCTACAACAGATGCTGACTACACACCTGGATACTGCGATTTCTTTTTCTCACAAGGTCATCAGCCAAAGATCGCAAGGGCAAGATGGCATACGCTTTTCGACAAGGCCAACGCCAGTTTGTTCAAAAACTGCGGAGCAAATTGCTTGTCAAGAAAATTTTACGTTGAATTTTGTGAGACTAACTGCACAGTTACACACCAAAGTCGTGTCAATTATTGCCTAACTATAGGCAGCCAGCAGAAGTTTAACTTCTTAAAATAGGTTTTTCTTGCTTTTTTCCTTCCAAATTTGCCAAAGCAACAGAATTAAGGGTAAAAAAAACCACTTGTTCCAGAATCAATACCCCCATACAAGTGATGTTCCTGGCAGCAAATAAGTTGGTAATGTATGGGAGTGCAACATCGTAATCTTTCAAGTAAAATTTGGAATCATCGAATGATAAAGCACAAAAAGTGCTCATCACGATTGAAATTGTAAGTATCAGAGATACATTTTTGCTTTGACAGTTTTTTTTTCCTGGTTTAGATTCTATCACCTTCATTGTTAAAGTCATAATTTTGtttctcctgcagtataaataTACTGGCATTGCCACTCGTAAAACATCGGAATTCATCAAGGTTAATAGGGTGACTTTCAATTGACAAGGCTGACAAAGATATACTGCAGTATCAGGCATTTACTTTGCCATATCATTTAAGAAGTCAGCTTCTTTCAGGGACTTGCACCGATGTTGTTGCTTCCATAAGAACATTACCAGGTGTTTGTTTTGTTTCTATTACCCCTTGAACACTTTCATTTTTCTAAGAGATACAGAAAAAGGGTACTCCACTTGTAAACCGTTCAAATTCTCTATGTGCAAACTGTACTGCATGTAGTTATATAATGCAGCAGAATTATTTTGGCAACATAGCAGCTCTGGTAGCAAATAACTACAAGTCCTAGGTTAGCTTAAAAGCAAAACTGGATCGTCCATCTCATGGAATGGAATAGAGCTGGATTGGCTCTCTCCAGAGTCCGAGTCATATGGGGCGTCGGGTAGCTCTAGGAAACTGTAAGCTATTTGGTCATCTTCCATTTCTGATCTATCTTGGCAACTGGTGTTCCCAGAGTATTCTTCTTCATCCATGGTATTGAAATCCTGTGGGATAAATAGCATCTCTGGGTAATTTCGGCTGACCAGGTCACTTGTCGTCTGCAGTGAGATTTTCCGAAAAGCTAAGAGATGCATATGGGAGAACTTCACATATTTGTACCTTTTGAATCCCAAAGATTCAATGGCAATTTTCCAGCTCTTAATCATATAGGCGTGACGGTTTTGGTGAGAAGAATCTGGTGTGATTATGAGGAGCAAACCATGGAGGGCAAGAAGTTCATGGGCTTTCTTACAGCAGATCCAGCGTTGGTAAGGGGCAGGAAAGTAAGACAGCAGAAGAGAAAAAACAATAACGTGAAACAGCTCTGCTGGAAGGGAGTCAATGGGATTTTTTAGCTGCTTGAGAAAGGCATCTATTGCATCTTGagcaagctggaggggctgctgcAACTGAAGGTTGAGGAAATCGCATTTGTACACACTCTGCAAAACAAAAAAGACATTCTCAAGATTATTTCATTGTGGTTTAAAAACTGTTTATCAAATTGTACTGTGTAACAATTATGCAGTGAAGCACAGTATGCCATGAACCTCGCAATGTACAGAGTTAAATTATTATTCTCCAGCACGCGTTAATCAAAAATGCTGACTGCCTAAGAGTTTAGTTTGCAACCAATCCTGGGTGATCTTGTGGTATACAAGACTGCAGAAGCTCCATCCTTGTTGGCAGAGCAGCGAAATGGCTCTTCTGCTGTTGAAATTGGAGCATCTTAAACTCCAGGACACGTACAAGGTATGAACAGGACCGTCAACATTTCTGTGGATATATTAGCCATGATTAACCCTCTCACTGTATCCGTAGGTTGATTAAACTTGTGACTCG
Proteins encoded in this window:
- the bmt2 gene encoding S-adenosylmethionine sensor upstream of mTORC1; translated protein: MEEVGGWHGVRLAQRAAAEPALASEGARKREQEKLSGVVKNVHRKLRKKYREVGDFDKIWREHCEDEETLSEYAVAMKNLADNHWAKSCEGEGRIEWCRSVCQEYLLNGGLKRVLEKDEKRARLAIAMATPTFNVQTSEKNDEHSASNGILMSLDASITKLICFSGKIRLLDVGSCFNPFLKFDEFLAVGIDIVPAVESVYKCDFLNLQLQQPLQLAQDAIDAFLKQLKNPIDSLPAELFHVIVFSLLLSYFPAPYQRWICCKKAHELLALHGLLLIITPDSSHQNRHAYMIKSWKIAIESLGFKRYKYVKFSHMHLLAFRKISLQTTSDLVSRNYPEMLFIPQDFNTMDEEEYSGNTSCQDRSEMEDDQIAYSFLELPDAPYDSDSGESQSSSIPFHEMDDPVLLLS